Within Myxococcus fulvus, the genomic segment CGTCGCCGCGCGCGGAGGCCAGCGCCGCGGTGGGCAGCACGGGCACCGTCAGTCCGCCCGAGACGCCCTTGGCCTGCGTGGCCGCCGCCGCGCCCACCGCACCCGCCGTGGGCGGAACGGCCGGCTCCGAGGGCGCCTGCGTGGGCGCGAGCATCACCGGCGCGGACATGCCGCCGGGCGTGGCCACGGGCTCGGGCACGTCGACCTCGTCCGAGGACGACGAGGCGGCGGTCGCCACCTCCACGCCACCGCCCCGGCCGCCGCGGCGCTTCTGCAGCTTCTGCGACAGCACCACGTCACCGGAGCCGCCCGTGACGACGGTCTCCATCTGGTAGCCCTCGAGCGCGAACGTCAGCTCGACGGTGATGGTGCCATCCTCGCCCGGCGGCAGCTCCAGGGTGAACGGCGTCACACCGCGCTCCTTGCCCCGGTAGAACACGCGCGCGCCGCTGGGCTGGCTCATCAGCTTGAAGCGGACCTTCTGCTGTCCCGCGGGCGTGGGAGCCGCCTGCGCCGCGGGAGCCGCCTGTGCCGGCGCCTGGGCAACGGCGGCGGGCGTCGGCTCGGCGGGCTTGGGCGTCTCCTTGTTCCCCATGAAGAGCACCGCGCCGCCCGCGATGAGGCCGGCGACGACCACGCCTCCGAGCCCGCCCATGAGCAGCGTGCGCTGCCGGGCGCGCTGCACCGCCACCGGCACCTCGACGCTGATGTCCACGGCGATGGTGTCACCCGACTCGGTGCCCCCGCTGCCGACGCTGGAGAACAGCGGAGAGGGGTAGGGGCCCGTCGTCGTCGCGCCGCCGGGGCGCTTGAAGATGCCGCTGTTGCCGCCGGCGGACATGCTCGCCTCGCGCAGGCCCTCCAGCATCTCGTCCATCGTCTGGAAGCGGCGCGCCGGGTCCTTCTCCAGGCAGCGGCGCACCACGCCCTCGATTTCGGGCGGAATCGCGAGGTCCGGGCGCAGCTGCTGGAAGGTGGGCGGGGCTTCCTTGTAGTGAGCGAAGATGAGCTCGATGTGGTCGCGCGCGATGAACGGCGGCCGGCCCATCAGCATCTGGAAGAGGACGATGCCCAGCGAGTACACGTCGCTGCGCGCGTCCGTCGCGTTGCGCGCCTGCTCCGGCGCCATGTACTGCGGCGAGCCGAGGAACGTGCCGTTCTGGGTGATCTCCGGGGAGATCTGCCCCTCCTGCGGCGCCGCCACTGACTTCACGAGCCCGAAGTCCAGGACCTTCACCAGGTCCTGATCCTGCTCGTTGAGCAGCATGATGTTGGCGGGCTTCAGGTCGCGGTGGACGATGCCCAGGCTGTGCGCCTCGCGCAGCGAGCGGCAGATCTGCTGCGCGATGGCCACCGAGCGCGACCACGACAGCGGCCCCACCTGCCCGAGCACCTGGGCCAGCGTGCGACCGTCCAGGTACTCCATGGCGATGTAGAAGATGCCGTCGTCCGTCTGGCCATAGTCGATGACGGTGACGGTGTTGGGATGGCGCAGCTTCGACGTCAGCGACGCTTCCCGCAGGAAGCGCTTCTGGAAGCCCGGATCCCTGCTGCTGGGGAAGCTGGGGTTGAGCACCTTGAGCGCGACCACTCGCTCCAGGGGGGCCTGCAGGGCGCGGTAGACCTTGCCCATTCCACCGACACCCAGGGGCTCCAGGATGCTGAAGCGGCCGTCCAGGGTGCGACCGATGAGCGGATCCGCGCCCGGCGCGCCAGGCGTCTCGGGGTTCGGCGAGTCGCCCTTGATCATTCGTACCCCCTGACAACAAGCAACATGGATTCTCCAGGAGTGTGCCGGGTCCGCATCAAACCATATCTTCACTTCCGGACGCACTCCCCGCCTGGCGGACACCCGACGTGTCGAGGCGGGTGAGGACACACATCCGCCGCGTCGGATGGGGGACGGTCAGTTTGACCCCGCATTGACGGTTATTCCTGGCCCGGACTAGCGTGAGTCGACCCGCGCGCCAGGGCTGAAGCGGGCGGGGCCATCCCCATGGCAGACACCCCCAACAACCCCGTGGACACACAGGTGCGCCGGGCCTCCGTCGAGGAGCGGCTCGGTGCGCTGGAGCTCGAGCAGGCGCGGCTGCGTCAGGAGTTGATCTCCCTGTCGGGAGAGCTGCGACTGCCGGGGCTCTTCCTCACCCTGGACGCGGCGGGCACCAGCGCGCTGCTCGCGGCGGACGCCGTGCAGGAGGTGGTGCGATTGGTGGAGCTGGAGCCGCTGCCGGGGGCGCCGCCCCATGTCGCGGGCACCTTCATCTATCGAGGCAATCCCGCCGTCGCGGTGGACCTGGCGGTGCTGCTGGGCGTGACGCGGCAGCCGGAGCTGGATGCGCACCTGGTCATCTGCAAGGGCGCTCGCCCGGTGGCCGTGCTGGTGGACCGTGTCAGGGATTTGGTGGAGGCGCCCACGTTGGTGGAGGGCACTCCCGATGGCACGGTGACTTTGCCGTGGGACCGGACGGGGTTGATGGCGGGCCTGTGCCGGACGCCCGAAGGGGTGCGGCCGTTGCTGCGCGTCTCGGCGGTGTTGGTGGGGTCGGAGGGGGCGTGAGCGAGGCCGTCCTCGATGACGCGACGCTCATCCAGGTGGAGGAGGTCCTCCGGGCCGCCTGCGGCCTGACGCTCGCGCACAGCCTGCGCCGCACGTTGGAGACGGCGCTCGCGCGCTCGTCGGAGGCGCGGGGCCTGTCGCCCGCGTCGTTCCTGCGCGGGCTGTTGCGTCGCGACGCGCAGGCGGTGGAGACCTTCATCGAGCACGCCGTCATCGGCGAGACGTACTTCTTCCGCCACCCCGAGCACCTGCGCACGCTGGCGCGGCTGGCCGTGCCGCCGGCGGGGCCGTTCTTCCAGGTGTGGAGTGCGGGCTGCGCCACGGGCGAGGAGCCGTACAGCATCGCCATGGCGCTGCTCGCGGCGGGTGTGCCCGAGGGGCGCTTCCGGGTGCTCGCCACGGATGTGTCCAACCGGGCACTGGAGCGCGCGCGCGCGGGGCTCTACGGCCCGTGGTCGCTGCGGCACATCGAGCCGGAGCTGGAGCGCCGCTACCTGGAGCCGCAAGGCGATCAACTCTCCGTCGTCGCGCAGGTTCGCCGCTCGGTGGAGTTCCGTCGTCACAACCTGGCCAACGAGCCGCCGCCCGTGAGCGCGCCGAGCGCCATCTTCTGCCGCAACGTCCTCATCTACTTCCCGCCCGAGCTGGTGCGCGAGGTGCTCACGCACTTCGTCTCCGTGCTCGCGCCGGGCGGGCTGCTGTTCGTGTCGCCCGCCGAGGTGCCGCTCACCAACGGGCTGGGGCTGGAGACGGTGGACGCCGAGGGCAGCGTGGCGTTGAGGGTGCCGCCGCCGGGGTGGACGCGTCCGGCGCCGCCCACGCCCCGGGCCGTGCGCGACGCGGCCCAGGCGCTGCTCCGGACGGCGGCGCGGGCCGCGGCGCGTCCCTCGAGCCTGGGGGATGGGACTCCGACGCAACCGAGGCGTACATCCTCGGGGACCGAGACGCCCGTCGTGAGCCTGTCCGCGAGCCTCTCCACGCTTCCCTCCGCTGTCTCCACGAGCCCGCATAAGTCCGCGAGCGCGGGTGACGTCCGTGGCCCGCAGGTCGCTTCGGAGGCGCGCGCCGCGAGCGGGGACGTCGCCGGGCCCATGGAGCGCGCGCTGGACGCGGCCCGGGCAGGGCGCTTCGAGGAGGCGGAGGCGCTCGCGCGTGAGGCGGCGAAGGCGTTGGTGCCGGAGGCGTACCTGCTGCTGGCCATGGTGGCGGAGGGGCGCGGAGACTTGAACGGCGCGGTGGAGGCGGTGCGCAAGGCGCTGTACCTGGAGCCCCGGTTGGCGCTCGGCCACGCGACGCTGGTGGCGCTCTACGGACGCATGGACCGGCCCGAGGACGCGGAGCGCGCGCGACAGAACGCGCTGCGCTCGCTCGACGGGCTGGATGATGAACACCCGCTGCGTGGGGTGGAGACGATGACCGCCGGCGGCCTGCGACAGGCCCTGGTACCCAGAACTCAGGCTGGATGGCAGGGCGCGCGCTAGCGGCGCGCTTTCGCCCGTGGGAGTCAACGTGGACCTCGAGAAGACGAAGCTGACGCTGCCAGGGCTGCTCGCGATGGGCCGCCTCAGCCTGCGCTTCAAGATTGTCGCCGTCACGGGCGTGACGGGTGTGCTCGTGGCGGGCATCCTCGTGCTCGCCTTCTGGATGCAGATGAGCAGCGCGCAGCGCGAGGACTTGTCCCGGCGCTCGCACGCGGTGAGCGAGGAGCTGGCGAAGACGCTCACGCCCATGCTGTCGGCCAGCCCGGACGCAAGCCGCCTGCAGTCCACGGCGCACGGTGTCCTGCGCCATGTCCCGGACGTGGCCTACGTGCTGGTCCGCGACGCGAAGGGCGAGCTGCTCGCGGAGGTCGCCGCGGAGCGCTTCGCGGGCGCGGATCAGCCCTCGGCCGAAGGGGACGACGCGGTGGAGCGCCGGCTGGTCATCAACGACGAGGCGGTGGTGGAGTCCTCCGTCCCCGTGGTGGCGCCGCAGGGGGGCACCTCGCGCCGGGTGGGCACCGTGCAGGTGGCCCTACACGAGGAGGCGCTCACCAACGCGCTGCGAGGCACCACGCGCTTCACGTTGGTGCTCGGCGTCTTCATCCTGGCCGCGTGCCTGATGGCGTCGTGGTTCCTGTCCGGGCTGCTCGTCGTGCCGCTGGAGCGGCTGTCGCACGCGGCGGCGGGAATCGCCGGGGGCAACCTGCGCCAGCGCTTCGACACGGAGGCCAACGACGAGATTGGCGCGGTGTCGCGCAGCTTCGCGGCGATGTCGGAGGGGCTGGCGCACCTGCTGGAGGACCTGCGCGGCGCGGCGGCGGAGATGGAGAAGGAGGCGGCGGGCGTGCTGACGACGTCCTCGCAGCAGTCCGCCATGGCGCACCAGCAGGCGTCCGCCATCAGCGAGACGAGCACCACGGTGGCGGAGATTGCCCAGACGTCCAAGCAGGCCACGGCCTACGCGGACTCGGTCATCTCCCAGACGCAGAAGTCGGAGACGCTCAGCGCGGAGGGCCAGAAGGTCGTGTCGGAGAGCGTGTCCGGCATGGAGAAGCTGGGCGAGCAGGTGAAGGCCATTGCCCTCTCCATCACGGATTTGAATGAACGCACGCTCCAGATTGGCGACATCATCAGCACCGTGAAGGACGTGGCCGAGCAGTCGAACCTGCTGGCGCTCAACGCCTCCATCGAGGCGGCGAAGGCGGGCGAGCACGGACGGGGCTTCGCGGTGGTGGCCACGGAAATGCGCACCCTGGCGGAGCAGTCCCGCCTGGCCGCGGAGCAGGTGCGCGGACTTCTCAACGAAGTGCAGAAGGGAACGCGAGCGGCCGTCACGGCCACGGAAGAAGGCAGCCGCCGGGCGCAGGCGGCGATGGAGCTGGCGCGCGGCGCGGGCAACGCCATCCTCGGACTGTCCGAAGTCATTCGCGAATCGTCCGGTGCGGCGCGACAGATTGCAGGCAATACCCGGCAGCAGACGATTGGCGTGGAGCAGATCGCCGCGGCGATGGGCGAGCTGACGTCGGCCATGGGAGACTCCGTCATCGGGACGCGACGCATCGAACAGGTGGCTGGAAACCTGACCAATCTCTCGAAGCGCTTCTCGGACCTGGTGGGTAGGTACCAGCTATGAATGTGAATGTGGCGACGGAACGAAAGTCCTTGAAGGTCCTCATCGTGGAGGACACGAAGACCATCACCAATCTGCTCCAGGTCTACCTGATGGGCTGGGGCCTGGAGTTTGTCGACGCGCCCAACGGCGCGGTGGGGCTGAACAAGGCGCGCGAGTTCAAGCCGGACCTCATCATCTCCGACGTGCAGATGCCGGAGATGGACGGCTTCGCCCTGTGCGCGGCGGTGCGCGCCGACTCCAACCTGCATGACACGCCCTTCATGCTGCTCACCTCCCTGAAGGACGACGCGAGTCGCAAGAAGGGACAACTGGTGGGTGCGAGCGCCTTCCTCAACAAGCCGGTGTCGGTGGACGACCTGCGCTCGAAGGTGCGTGACATGTTGAAGCTGCCCGCGACGAAGTGACGAGCCCATGCCGGGTGACGAGGTCAAGGTGAGCAAGGACTCCACGGGGCCCAGGCCCCAGCTCGGGACGACCGGGGTGAGCGTGGACAAGCGCCGCGAGGTGCTCGGCGCGCGCGCTCGCGCCCTGGCCGAGTCTCGTCACGAGGAGCATCAGGAAGTGCTGTCCGTGCTCGCCTTCCAGGTGGGCGGGGAGCGCTACGCCGTCCGCATCGAGCACGTGGACCATGTCATCGAGGCGCGTGGCATCTCCTCGCTGCCCGGAGCGCCGCGGCACGTGCTGGGCGCGCTGGCCAGCCGCTCGCGCGTGGTGCCGGTGCTGGACCTCCGCCAGTTGTTGGGGCTGGAGGGGGGCGGCATGTCGGACCTGGGAAAAATCGTGGTGGTGGAGGTAGACGAGGAGTGCTTCGGCCTGGCGGCGGAGATGGTGGAGGGGCGTAAGGAGTTGCCGAAGTCGGAGCTTTCGCAGCCCCCGCCGGGACCCTTCCTGTACCTGACTCCGGACCGGCTGACGGTGCTGGAGCTGGAGCAGCTCGGGGGCCCGGCCGCGGGACGGCAGGCGCAGGAATAGGGGCGCGACATGGATCCGCAGCTCTTGCGCAGCATCTGGCCGGTCTTCTCCGCGGAGACGCGTGAGCAGATCCAGGCCATTGGAGCGAAGGTGCTCGGGTTGGAGGGCCCCTCGCACGAGCGCGAGGCGGACCTGCTGCCCTCGCTCAAGCGATTGGTGCACAGCCTCAAGGGCTCGGCGGCGAGCCTGGGGCTCGACGACATCGAGCAGGTCGTGCACGCCATCGAGGACGGGCTGGCCCACATCCGCACGGATGATGGTCTTCCTCGCGACGCGGTGGAGTCCATGCTGCGCGGCCTGTCCGGCATCGAGGCCGCCATGGCGCGGGGCGACGCGGGCCAGACGCCCCAGGTGGATGGGCTGGCCGGGCTGCTCAAGTCGCTGGGCCGCGACGTGGTGATGCCCGAGTCGACCGCGGTGCTGTCGGCGCTCGCGGTGAAGGGGCTGGAGGCGCTGGAACTCCTGGAGGCCGCGCTCGGCGCGCTGTGCTCGCCGGACGTGCCGGACCGCGCGGCGGTGGTGCGCAAGGCGATGGAGCGGGCGCGCGGGTTGAAGATGCAGGCCCTGGAGGCCGGCTCCGCGCGGCTGGCCACGCTGTCCGAGTCCGCCGCGCTGGGGTTCGCGCGCATGGAGCCGGGAGGCGACGCGGCGAGTCTCGCGGCCTCCGAGGTCGCGGGCACGCTGGTGGACCTGCGCGGCCAGCTCGAGATCGAGCGGCCGCCGCAAGCGGTGGCGCGCGCGGTGGAGACGTTGCGCGCGGCGCCGGTGCCGGTGGCCGTGGAGAACGGTGCGTCCGGTGTGCAGCAGGCGCCCGTGCAGCAGGAGGCTCGCGCCTCGACGGACCACACGGTGCGCGTGGCGGTGAAGACGCTGGACTCGCTGGCGCTCCAGGTGGAGCTGCTCGTGGCGGGCCGCTCCCAGCAGGCGCGCCGCTCGGAGAGCTATCGCGCGTTGTCGGATGGGACGCATGAGGTGCTGCGTCAGTTGGAGCGCGCCGCGTCGGAGCTGACGCTCGCGGGAGGTGGCGCGGCGCTGGATTCGTTGCGCTCGGGCGTGGCGTTGATGCGGACCATGCAGAAGCGCTTGCTGGAGGTGTCGCGCGAGGCGCACCGGGACAGCGAGCAGCTCGCGTTGGTGGCGCAGGTGGCGCGCGATGACCTGCGGGACTTGCGCATGGTGCCCGCCTCGCAGCTCCTGGAGCCCTTGCGTCGCACCGTGCGCGAGGTGTCCGCGCGGCTGAACAAGGACGTGGCGCTGGAGCTGGCGGGAGGCGAGGTCCGGTTGGACCGGCGCATCCTGGATGCGCTCAAGGACCCGCTGCTGCACCTGGTGCGCAACGCCATCGACCATGGGCTCGAGACGCCGGACGAGCGCCGCGCGGTGGGCAAGCCCGAGACGGGGCGACTGACGGTGCGCGTGGAGCCTCGGGGCGCGCGCATCGCGGTGGTGGTGGAGGACGATGGCTACGGGCTGTCTCCGGAGCGCGTGAGGGCCACGGCCGTGCGGCGGGGCCTCTTGACGGAGGATGCGGCCGCGAAGCTGTCCGACGCGCAGGCCGCGCGCCTGGTGTTCCAGCCGGGCTTCTCCACGCGTGAGCAGGTGACGGCGACGTCGGGCCGCGGCGTGGGGCTGGACGTGGTGCAGGCCACGGCGGCGCGGCTCCAGGGCTCGGTGGACGTGGAGTTCCAGGCGGGGCGGGGGACACGCTTCACGGTGGACCTGCCGCTGACGCTGGCCGCGGCGCTGGGCCTGTTGGTGCGCACGGGCACGACGGTGTCCGCGATTCCGTCCGACAGCGTGGAGCGTGTGCTGCGCCTCACGCCGGACGACGTAGGGACGGTGGCGGGGCGCGTGGTGGCGCGCGTGGATGGCTCGCAGCTCACGTTCCTCCCGCTGGCGGAGGCCATCGGGCTGCCCCGGTTGCCGCTCGCCATCGAGTCGGGCCGCGTGCAGACGGCGGCGCTGGTCGTCGTGGGTGGGGACAAGGTGCTCTACGCCATCGACGAGGTGGTGGGTCAGCAGGAGATTGTCGTGCGCTCGCTGGGCAAGCATCTGCAGAGCGTGCGGCACCTGGCTGGCGCGGCGGTGCTGGATGACGGGCGCGTGGTGCCGGTGCTCAATGCTCCGGAGCTGGTGCGTGCGGCGAGGCCGGAGACGCGCTCGATGGCGACGGAGTCTCGTCGTCCGCGCATCCTCGTGTGCGACGACGCGCTCACGACGCGCTTCGCGATGAAGTCGCTGCTGGAGATCGCCGGCTTCCCGGTGGTGACGGCGGCGGATGGCGAGGAGGCCTGGGGCATCCTGGAGCGCACCTCGTGCCAGCTCGTGGTGAGCGATTGGCAGATGCCTCGGCTGGATGGTGTCGGGCTCGCGCGGCGAATCAAATCGCACCCGACGCTGCACTCCACGCCCATCATCCTCGTCACCTCGCTCGACAGCCCCGAGGACCGCGCGGCGGGACTCGAGGCGGGCGCGGATGGCTACCTCGTCAAGCGCGAGGTGGAGCGCGGCAGGCTGCTGGAGTTGGTGCGGCAGCTGCTGCCCGCGAACGCGGCGTAGCGGCCCTGGACGCTCAGCCCGTGCCGGGAGGTCCGAGCTCCGCCGGAAGTTGAGCGACCCAGCGTGGCTCTTCGTCGGTCGGCGCTTGCAGGGTCCCTCCGAGCCGGCGCGTCAGCTCCCGCATCCGGATGAGGGCCTTGGGCGAGGGAGCATCTCCGCCCCGAGTCGTCACGTGAACGCGCCAGCAGCTCGTGGGCTCCAGCGCCTCGACCTGGAGGGCCATCGTGGTGGCGCGTGTGGACGCGAGCCCTTGCGCCATCGCCCGCATCCAGATCTCCATCTCGAGGCGCGCCCTCTTCACCAGCAGGGGCCGCTCCGGCAGCGCCAGCGTCACCGTGCACCGCTGCGCGTGTCGCGACGTGGGGCCGAAGGCCGCGTGCAGCAGGGGCCGCAGGTCCGTGACCTCTCCGCGTCCCAGTCGATGGTCGATGAGCGCCCGTTGGTCCTGCGCGGCGCGCATCATCCGGTCCAGATAGCGCTGCGCCGTCGCGTTCATCGGCCCCGCGATGCCCTTCATCATCATGTCCAGATAGCCCTTGATGACCATCAAGGGGGTTCGCAGGTCATGGGCGGCGTTTGAGCGGCGCTGCTCCCATCGCGCCACCTCGCGCTCCAACGCCCTCCGCTGGGCCAGCAGCTTCGTATGACGTGCGTTCGCGGCCGACTCCCGCGCGCGTGCCGCGAGCAGCGTGCTCCCGAAGGCGGACAGCCGTTCGAGCACCTCGCCGTCCGCGCGCTCGGGCCACACCTTCAACATCCGTCCACCACCGGACATGGGAAGCGGGATGCCCGAGCCCACGCGCGCCACGCAGACGCGTCCATCGAAGAGCGCCGCGCCGGAGGCCCCCGTCAATCGGAGCGTCTCGCGCAGCAACAACTCCATGCCCGCATGGGCACCACGGCACAAGGCCCGCTCGGCCACCGCCACGAGCGCTTGTTCCACCCCCGCGTCGACATCCGGGCCGACGCTCCGCCCACTCCGAGCACCCACTTGCACGCGCAGAGGTATGGGCACGGCACCTCCAGGGCGCAACACTGCCCACGGTGGGCAAAGAAGGCGCCGCCACCCGGCAATCCTTTACCCATGCCCCTCGGTGACCTCCCGACTTTTTACCGTCCCGCAGGGAGGGATGATCGCCCAAACCCGCTCAACTCCTCGGAGAGCCCCCTTGGCCGGACCCTTGCTAACGGCCTCTGCGACGGGCGGCGGAAGGGACTGATGGGGACTCTCGACTACTACGCGGCAATCGCCAGACTGGCTCCGGGGGCCTTGGCCCTCAGCGCCGTGCGGCGCGTGCAGGGCGTGGCACGGCAGGCACGATACCGACGGCGTGAGCGCACCGATGAGGTGCTGCTGTTGAGCGCGTTCGGCGTGGCTCGCGCGGAGGAGCTGGCCCAGAAGGCGCTCAACCAACGCGCCTCGCGTGCATGGTGCGAGGTGTCCCAGCGCGAGTCCGTGCTCGCCGCGCTCTCCACGATTCCAGGCGCGCGTGAGCGTGCCATCGCCCGGGCCCAGGCCGCGCTCCGTCAGGAGTGGGACGTCTTCGGCACGCGCGTCGTCTTCGGTGAAGGCAAGCCGGTGGACTGGTCGCTCGACGTGCTCAGCGGCCACCGCTATCCGCTGGCGCCCGTGGAGCGCATGCCGCTCCTGTCGAAGGGGAATGATCCGAAGTACCCCTGGGTGATGGGGCGGCTCGACAGCGTCATCGCGCTGGCGCAGGGCTTCTGGGTGGAGACCTCTCGCCGTGAGCGCTCGCGGCTGGCCTCCGCCTTCGTGATGCAGGTGCTCGACTTCCTGCAGGCCAATCCCGTGGGGCAGGGCGTCCAGTGGTCCTGTGCCATGGAAGTGGCGCTGCGCGCGGCCAACCTGGCACAGGCCCTGGCCATGTTCGCCGACGCGCCCGAGGTGCGCCGCGCGGAGTTCCTGGTGCCGCTGCTGGGCTCGCTCGCGGACCACATGTCCTGGGTGGAGGCCCACCTCGAGGACCGGGGCGCGGTGCCCAACAACCACCTGGTCTCCAACTACGTGGGGCTGCTCGTCGTCGGCCTGCTGTTCCCGGAGCTGCCCGGCGCCTCGCGTCAGGTGGCGCTGGCGGTGGCCGGCCTGTGCGAGCAGATGTCCGCGCAGGTCCACGTCGAGGGCACCTCCTTCGAGGGCTCCATTCCCTACCACCGTCTCTCGGTGGAGTTGTTCACCCTGGCGCTCCTGGTGGCGCGGGGCGCGGGCGTGGCGCTGGGCACCGCCTACGAGACGCGGCTCAAGCGCATGTTCCACGCGGTGCGCGCGTGGTCCTCGGAGACGGGCCTGGCGCCGCAGATTGGCGACAACGACTCCGGCCGCGTCTTCCCGCTGCGAGACCGCGGCGACATGGAGCAGGGCTATCTCGTG encodes:
- a CDS encoding alginate lyase family protein, with translation MGTLDYYAAIARLAPGALALSAVRRVQGVARQARYRRRERTDEVLLLSAFGVARAEELAQKALNQRASRAWCEVSQRESVLAALSTIPGARERAIARAQAALRQEWDVFGTRVVFGEGKPVDWSLDVLSGHRYPLAPVERMPLLSKGNDPKYPWVMGRLDSVIALAQGFWVETSRRERSRLASAFVMQVLDFLQANPVGQGVQWSCAMEVALRAANLAQALAMFADAPEVRRAEFLVPLLGSLADHMSWVEAHLEDRGAVPNNHLVSNYVGLLVVGLLFPELPGASRQVALAVAGLCEQMSAQVHVEGTSFEGSIPYHRLSVELFTLALLVARGAGVALGTAYETRLKRMFHAVRAWSSETGLAPQIGDNDSGRVFPLRDRGDMEQGYLVGLGAALFGDAGLAGGELPDEAAWLLGHVGLERYQRLSPGAAPQSISFPEGGFHVLRGAGAVVTVSAGKQGQRGVGGHSHNDKLSFELHLGGRPVIVDPGTGSYTRDPAMRNAFRGTAAHNTVQVDGAEQATLDKARLFALPEEAKARVVAFLPGTTVDRLLARHDGYRLLPAPVGIERTFRLDRRERSLAGRDSFIGTGLHEVVGRFHLPDEQARRVTPDAQVLARARRSVEGPLEFSPVAVELGPEGAPLAWILLEEGLESQVVPSRYSPGYGRVVPAVTVEFRGQVKPPSSLKWVVVFR